One Triticum dicoccoides isolate Atlit2015 ecotype Zavitan chromosome 4B, WEW_v2.0, whole genome shotgun sequence genomic window carries:
- the LOC119290746 gene encoding uric acid degradation bifunctional protein TTL-like isoform X3, producing the protein MATLRPLTVEDVLRVNGSRRFAAALAAASPFDSLANTLLTARRIWLNEVDVTGWLEAFAAHPPIGTTSSSVSKWSKEEQSAALSTATDSTAQELSEWNAKYREKFGFVFMICASGRTAPEVLAELKRRYANRPIVELEAAAEEELKITELRLAKLFSAETAAPPTSGENHISQPDKAACSSNRTRPPITTHVLDTALGSPAAGIEVHLEMWKDASSPPSFDNKEFKGWTTLGTSITNNDGRSGQLMDIVDNVAPGFYRISFNTSKYAPSGFFPYVSIIFEIKRSQTTEHFHVPLLHSPFSFTTYRGS; encoded by the exons ATGGCGACGTTGAGGCCGCTGACTGTGGAGGATGTGTTGAGGGTGAACGGCAGCCGCCGCTTTGCTGCTGCACTGGCCGCTGCCTCCCCCTTCGATTCTCTCGCGAACACACTCCTCACCGCCCGCCGCATCTGGCTCAACGAG GTAGACGTGACTGGATGGCTGGAGGCCTTCGCTGCCCACCCGCCCATTGGAACCACCTCCTCATCCGTCTCCAA GTGGAGCAAGGAAGAGCAATCAGCTGCGCTTTCCACAGCCACTGATTCGACCGCGCAG GAGTTGTCCGAGTGGAATGCCAAATACAGGGAGAAGTTTGGGTTTGTGTTCATGATATGCGCGTCTGGGAGGACTGCCCCTGAGGTCTTAGCTGAGCTTAAG AGGCGTTATGCAAATAGGCCAATTGTTGAGCTTGAGGCTGCGGCAGAGGAAGAACTGAAGATAACTGAGCTGCGTCTTGCAAAGCTTTTCTCAGCAGAAACTGCTGCTCCCCCTACTTCAGGTGAAAATCATATTAGCCAACCGGATAAAGCAGCAT GTAGCTCCAACCGGACACGCCCTCCTATCACAACCCATGTGCTGGACACGGCTCTTGGATCGCCAGCAGCTGGAATTGAAGTTCACCTGGAGATGTGGAAGGACGCGTCAAGTCCCCCGTCATTTGACAACAAAGAATTCAAGGGATGGACAACCCTAGGCACTTCGATAACAAACAATGATGGACGCAGCGGTCAGCTGATGGACATCGTTGACAATGTCGCCCCTGGTTTCTACCGCATAAGTTTCAATACCTCCAAGTATGCACCGTCAGGGTTCTTCCCTTACGTGAGCATCATATTTGAGATAAAAAGAAGCCAGACGACCGAGCATTTCCATGTTCCTCTTTTGCATTCTCCCTTTTCCTTTACCACTTACCGTGGCAGCTAA
- the LOC119290746 gene encoding uric acid degradation bifunctional protein TTL-like isoform X2, translating into MATLRPLTVEDVLRVNGSRRFAAALAAASPFDSLANTLLTARRIWLNEVDVTGWLEAFAAHPPIGTTSSSVSKWSKEEQSAALSTATDSTAQELSEWNAKYREKFGFVFMICASGRTAPEVLAELKRRYANRPIVELEAAAEEELKITELRLAKLFSAETAAPPTSDRMRIIGAHLGALSQHSANKAPEITGSSNRTRPPITTHVLDTALGSPAAGIEVHLEMWKDASSPPSFDNKEFKGWTTLGTSITNNDGRSGQLMDIVDNVAPGFYRISFNTSKYAPSGFFPYVSIIFEIKRSQTTEHFHVPLLHSPFSFTTYRGS; encoded by the exons ATGGCGACGTTGAGGCCGCTGACTGTGGAGGATGTGTTGAGGGTGAACGGCAGCCGCCGCTTTGCTGCTGCACTGGCCGCTGCCTCCCCCTTCGATTCTCTCGCGAACACACTCCTCACCGCCCGCCGCATCTGGCTCAACGAG GTAGACGTGACTGGATGGCTGGAGGCCTTCGCTGCCCACCCGCCCATTGGAACCACCTCCTCATCCGTCTCCAA GTGGAGCAAGGAAGAGCAATCAGCTGCGCTTTCCACAGCCACTGATTCGACCGCGCAG GAGTTGTCCGAGTGGAATGCCAAATACAGGGAGAAGTTTGGGTTTGTGTTCATGATATGCGCGTCTGGGAGGACTGCCCCTGAGGTCTTAGCTGAGCTTAAG AGGCGTTATGCAAATAGGCCAATTGTTGAGCTTGAGGCTGCGGCAGAGGAAGAACTGAAGATAACTGAGCTGCGTCTTGCAAAGCTTTTCTCAGCAGAAACTGCTGCTCCCCCTACTTCAG ATCGGATGCGGATTATTGGTGCACACCTTGGAGCTCTTTCCCAGCATTCTGCCAATAAAGCTCCTGAAATTACAGGTAGCTCCAACCGGACACGCCCTCCTATCACAACCCATGTGCTGGACACGGCTCTTGGATCGCCAGCAGCTGGAATTGAAGTTCACCTGGAGATGTGGAAGGACGCGTCAAGTCCCCCGTCATTTGACAACAAAGAATTCAAGGGATGGACAACCCTAGGCACTTCGATAACAAACAATGATGGACGCAGCGGTCAGCTGATGGACATCGTTGACAATGTCGCCCCTGGTTTCTACCGCATAAGTTTCAATACCTCCAAGTATGCACCGTCAGGGTTCTTCCCTTACGTGAGCATCATATTTGAGATAAAAAGAAGCCAGACGACCGAGCATTTCCATGTTCCTCTTTTGCATTCTCCCTTTTCCTTTACCACTTACCGTGGCAGCTAA
- the LOC119290746 gene encoding uric acid degradation bifunctional protein TTL-like isoform X1 — MATLRPLTVEDVLRVNGSRRFAAALAAASPFDSLANTLLTARRIWLNEVDVTGWLEAFAAHPPIGTTSSSVSKWSKEEQSAALSTATDSTAQELSEWNAKYREKFGFVFMICASGRTAPEVLAELKRRYANRPIVELEAAAEEELKITELRLAKLFSAETAAPPTSGENHISQPDKAAYRMRIIGAHLGALSQHSANKAPEITGSSNRTRPPITTHVLDTALGSPAAGIEVHLEMWKDASSPPSFDNKEFKGWTTLGTSITNNDGRSGQLMDIVDNVAPGFYRISFNTSKYAPSGFFPYVSIIFEIKRSQTTEHFHVPLLHSPFSFTTYRGS; from the exons ATGGCGACGTTGAGGCCGCTGACTGTGGAGGATGTGTTGAGGGTGAACGGCAGCCGCCGCTTTGCTGCTGCACTGGCCGCTGCCTCCCCCTTCGATTCTCTCGCGAACACACTCCTCACCGCCCGCCGCATCTGGCTCAACGAG GTAGACGTGACTGGATGGCTGGAGGCCTTCGCTGCCCACCCGCCCATTGGAACCACCTCCTCATCCGTCTCCAA GTGGAGCAAGGAAGAGCAATCAGCTGCGCTTTCCACAGCCACTGATTCGACCGCGCAG GAGTTGTCCGAGTGGAATGCCAAATACAGGGAGAAGTTTGGGTTTGTGTTCATGATATGCGCGTCTGGGAGGACTGCCCCTGAGGTCTTAGCTGAGCTTAAG AGGCGTTATGCAAATAGGCCAATTGTTGAGCTTGAGGCTGCGGCAGAGGAAGAACTGAAGATAACTGAGCTGCGTCTTGCAAAGCTTTTCTCAGCAGAAACTGCTGCTCCCCCTACTTCAGGTGAAAATCATATTAGCCAACCGGATAAAGCAGCAT ATCGGATGCGGATTATTGGTGCACACCTTGGAGCTCTTTCCCAGCATTCTGCCAATAAAGCTCCTGAAATTACAGGTAGCTCCAACCGGACACGCCCTCCTATCACAACCCATGTGCTGGACACGGCTCTTGGATCGCCAGCAGCTGGAATTGAAGTTCACCTGGAGATGTGGAAGGACGCGTCAAGTCCCCCGTCATTTGACAACAAAGAATTCAAGGGATGGACAACCCTAGGCACTTCGATAACAAACAATGATGGACGCAGCGGTCAGCTGATGGACATCGTTGACAATGTCGCCCCTGGTTTCTACCGCATAAGTTTCAATACCTCCAAGTATGCACCGTCAGGGTTCTTCCCTTACGTGAGCATCATATTTGAGATAAAAAGAAGCCAGACGACCGAGCATTTCCATGTTCCTCTTTTGCATTCTCCCTTTTCCTTTACCACTTACCGTGGCAGCTAA
- the LOC119290746 gene encoding uric acid degradation bifunctional protein TTL-like isoform X4, translating to MATLRPLTVEDVLRVNGSRRFAAALAAASPFDSLANTLLTARRIWLNEVDVTGWLEAFAAHPPIGTTSSSVSKWSKEEQSAALSTATDSTAQELSEWNAKYREKFGFVFMICASGRTAPEVLAELKRRYANRPIVELEAAAEEELKITELRLAKLFSAETAAPPTSGSSNRTRPPITTHVLDTALGSPAAGIEVHLEMWKDASSPPSFDNKEFKGWTTLGTSITNNDGRSGQLMDIVDNVAPGFYRISFNTSKYAPSGFFPYVSIIFEIKRSQTTEHFHVPLLHSPFSFTTYRGS from the exons ATGGCGACGTTGAGGCCGCTGACTGTGGAGGATGTGTTGAGGGTGAACGGCAGCCGCCGCTTTGCTGCTGCACTGGCCGCTGCCTCCCCCTTCGATTCTCTCGCGAACACACTCCTCACCGCCCGCCGCATCTGGCTCAACGAG GTAGACGTGACTGGATGGCTGGAGGCCTTCGCTGCCCACCCGCCCATTGGAACCACCTCCTCATCCGTCTCCAA GTGGAGCAAGGAAGAGCAATCAGCTGCGCTTTCCACAGCCACTGATTCGACCGCGCAG GAGTTGTCCGAGTGGAATGCCAAATACAGGGAGAAGTTTGGGTTTGTGTTCATGATATGCGCGTCTGGGAGGACTGCCCCTGAGGTCTTAGCTGAGCTTAAG AGGCGTTATGCAAATAGGCCAATTGTTGAGCTTGAGGCTGCGGCAGAGGAAGAACTGAAGATAACTGAGCTGCGTCTTGCAAAGCTTTTCTCAGCAGAAACTGCTGCTCCCCCTACTTCAG GTAGCTCCAACCGGACACGCCCTCCTATCACAACCCATGTGCTGGACACGGCTCTTGGATCGCCAGCAGCTGGAATTGAAGTTCACCTGGAGATGTGGAAGGACGCGTCAAGTCCCCCGTCATTTGACAACAAAGAATTCAAGGGATGGACAACCCTAGGCACTTCGATAACAAACAATGATGGACGCAGCGGTCAGCTGATGGACATCGTTGACAATGTCGCCCCTGGTTTCTACCGCATAAGTTTCAATACCTCCAAGTATGCACCGTCAGGGTTCTTCCCTTACGTGAGCATCATATTTGAGATAAAAAGAAGCCAGACGACCGAGCATTTCCATGTTCCTCTTTTGCATTCTCCCTTTTCCTTTACCACTTACCGTGGCAGCTAA